A stretch of DNA from Catenulispora acidiphila DSM 44928:
CAAAGGCCAGCAGGTCCTCGCCGCCGAGTTCGACGACCGTCGGGACCTTATCGGGCCCGCGACCGTCGCGCGCCGCGTACTCGCCGAGCAGCCGGGTCAGCTCCTCGACGGGAGTCAGGGTCCTCATGCCTCACGGCTCCAGCGGAAGTACCGCGCGGCCAGCCCGGCGAACAAGGCGGTGAAGCCCAGCAGCGCCGCGCAGGACACCAGCACCGTGGAGATCCCGCCGGTCCCGCCGACCGGTCCGACCGTGCCGTTGACCAGGTAGCGCAGCGGCAGCACCCAGGAGACGTCCTGGATCCAGCGCGGGCTCAGGCTGATCGGGTAGAACGTGCCGGACAGGAAGGCCATCGGCGTCATCACGCAGTTGGCGATCGCCGCGATCGCCTCCGAGGACGAGGCGACCACGCTGACCAGCAGTCCCAGCGCGAAGAACGCGGTCACCCCGGCGAGGATCGCCGGGATCGCCAGCACCGCCCGGCCGGACAGTCGCAAGCCGAACACCGGCAGCATCGCCACGCCGACGAAGAACACCGCCTGCACCAGCGCCACCGCCACGGCGACCAGGAACCGTGATCCCATGACCGTGGGCAGCCGGGTCGGGGTCATGCGGATCACCCGGAGCACCTCGGTGCTGCGCCAGTGCATCAGGGTGTAGGCGACGCCGAACAGCGCCGAGGTCGCCACCGCCCAGGACAGCACGCCGGCCGCGGTGGAGGCGATGAAGCCGCCGCCGCCGACGGTCTGGTCGCGGAACAGCACGCCGAAGACCACCAGGAAGATCAGCGGGAAGGCGAAGGTGAAGAACAGCGTCACCTTGTCGCGGTAGTAGGAGCGGGCGATGGCCACGCTCAGGGCACCCAGCGGGGTGCCGGAGGCGTTCGGGTTCCCGGCGCTCATGCCGCGAAATCCTTTCCGGTCAAGGCGAGATAGACGTCTTCCAAGGACGCGGTGCGGGTCCTGATGCCCTGCACCCCGGCGATCTCGGTGACCGCCGACAGAACCAGTCCGGGAGCACGGGTGGCGATGACGGTCGAGGCGCCCTCGGTCCGGGCCTCCTCGACACCGGGCAGCCCGCGCGCCGCGCCGACGCTGATCCGCTCGCAGGGCACGAACACCCGCACCGGCTGGTCCAGGGAGTCGACCAGCTCCAGCGGGTCGCCGACCGCGACCACCCGGCCGCCGCTCATGATCGCGACCCGGTCGCACAGCGCTTCGGCCTCGTCGAGCTGATGGGTGGTGTAGACGATGGTCTTGCCCCGGTCGCGGATCTCGCGCATCAGGTCCCACAGGTCCAGCCGCGCCCGCGGGTCCAAGGCGGCGGTCGGCTCGTCCAGGAACACCAGGTCGGGGTCGTGGACCAGCGCCGCGGCGATGCCCAGGCGCTGCCGCTGCCCGCCGGAGAGCCGTTCGACGCGGGTCCCGGCGGACGCCGTGAGCCCGAACCGCTCGATCGCCTCGCGGGCCGCGCGGCGCGGCGCACCGTAGAGGGCTGCGACGGTCTCCAGGTGCTCCAGCGCGGTCAGGCGGGTGAAGAACGCCGAAGCCTGGGTCTGCACGCCGATCCGCAGCAGCACCCGGGAGTCCCGCTGCCAGGGTTCGGCGCCGAGGACCGACACCGTGCCGGAGTCCGGACGGCGCAGACCCTCCAGAATCTCGATGAGCGTTGTCTTTCCGGCGCCGTTCGGACCGAGGACGCCGAAAAGCTCGCCCTCGGCGACGCTCAGGGAGACGTCGCGGCACGCGGACACGGCGCCGTAGGTCTTGCGGACGTGCTGCACGACGATCGCTGCCGTCGCGGAGTCTGTTATCGCGTCCATGCGCACCTTCTCGCGGGTGGACAGGCTGGTGGACAGGCGGGCAGGAAGGGGGAGTGGTTCGGTGGCGACCGGTTCCGGCGTCTCGACCGGGGACGGTGCCTCCGTCACCTGAGCCGGACGCTTGCCACGCAGGCGTTTCACCAGCGGTGGCGCGACGTTGAGCAGCACCAGCGCACCGATCACCAGCCAGCCATACGGACTGGGGAACGCGCTGAGCAGGTACCAGCACACGCCGGAGACAGCTGGCAGCACGAAACCGGCGGCGATGAGCGGATAGCAGAGGTAGGCGACGACGGCGCGCCTCGGGTAGCGCCGGGCTGCCGGGTTCCGGTGAACCAGTTGGCTGATGTAGACGCCGCTGGAGACCGCCAGCCGGGAGATGTTCAGCGCGTGGCTGAGCATCAGATAGCCGTCCAGCGGCGGGAGCGGCAGCAGGTTGAACAGGATGCCGGCGGTCTTGTACATCAGCAGCATCGCGATCGCGGTACGTGTCGCGTCGCCGGCGGGAAGCGCTGCCCACAACACATAGAACGGGACCTGGAAGGCGACATCCGCCGCGACCCCCGCCGCAGCCGTGGCTACGCGCCGCCACCGGGACCGGAACAGCGGCATGTCCTCGACGGTGCAGTAGAAGCCCAGTGCCGGCAGCCGGTAGCGCAATCCGACCTCGGTGGCGCGGCCGCCGAAGCGCTCGCCGATCACGCCGTGACCGAGTTCGTGAATCAGCAGGCTCACACCGTAGAGACTGAAGACCATCGGGATCAGCGACGGCTGCTTGGCGAAGTGCCAGGACTCACGCGCCAGCTCGCCGACGTGCGCCAGGATCACCGCTTCGACCGCGATCAGCGCCAGCACCACCGGGATCGCGACGCGGCGGGTCAGAACCGGCCGCAGCACGCGCAGCAGGAAGCCGATCACGGGCTCGGGGTCGAACATCACGATGTCGCCGGCCGGGAATCCCTTCTTGGACTCCCGCTTGACGCGCTTCGCCGCCGCGGCTGGCTCCGCCGCCTCGCCACCAGAGAGCAGACCCCTGCTGCCGAACAGGCTCAGCAGTTGCAGCCACGCGGTCTCACCGAGCCGCTTGTCGAACGCCGCGGCGTAGTCGACGCCGATCGCGTCGAGGGTACGGATTCCGTCCAGACGCTCTAGGACGAAGTGCTCGCGTGGTCCAAGCTCGTATCGGGCTCCGGTGCTGGTGTTCTTCACCGGGTACACCAGTGCCGCGCCGCGCAGCATGCCCGGTCCGATGGCGACGTGTGCCGCGCGGGCAGGGCTCTGATCGAGCCAGGTGGCGGTCATGACGCGGCCTCCGGCTCTGACTCCGACTCCGACTCCGACTCCGACTCCGGGGCAGCGTGCTCCGCCTCGCGCAGCGCGCGGGCCAGGATCCGGCCGAGGAACGCCTCGTCGGTGAGCGTCATGCCGAGCCGGTTGTTCGTCATGTGCAGGTACGGCAGCAGCAGACGCCGCGCCGCCGCGCCCGCGTCGGTGATCACCTGGTTGTCGGAGCCGTCCCAGGACTCGAACACCAGCGCGCCCGCCTCGGCCAGCGCGCCGATCCGTGCCCGCACCTCGATGCAGTGCTCGGCCCAGGCGCCCAGCACGCCGGGCAGACTCCCGGCGGCGCCGCGCGCGAACGCCTCGCGCACCGCGGCGAACCGCTGGCTGATCCCGGGACCGGTCTTGTCGTAGGCGCTGTCGTAGTCCTCGTCGGTCACGTCGCCGTCGGTGTCGAAGGCACGGCGCCAGAAGCCGTGGTAGCCCTCGAAGAAGTCGGCGCACGTTGCGGCATCGGCTTCGAACGCCGCCGCCGTCACCATCATCAGCTGTGCGGCGATGCCCAGCCGGATGGAGCGCAGGTGCGTGTTCATCGTCCGCAGCAGGTCCACGACCAGGTCCGAGGAGTGCTCGAAATGCCACTCGGCCACCGCG
This window harbors:
- a CDS encoding ABC transporter permease gives rise to the protein MSAGNPNASGTPLGALSVAIARSYYRDKVTLFFTFAFPLIFLVVFGVLFRDQTVGGGGFIASTAAGVLSWAVATSALFGVAYTLMHWRSTEVLRVIRMTPTRLPTVMGSRFLVAVAVALVQAVFFVGVAMLPVFGLRLSGRAVLAIPAILAGVTAFFALGLLVSVVASSSEAIAAIANCVMTPMAFLSGTFYPISLSPRWIQDVSWVLPLRYLVNGTVGPVGGTGGISTVLVSCAALLGFTALFAGLAARYFRWSREA
- a CDS encoding ABC transporter ATP-binding protein, which codes for MDAITDSATAAIVVQHVRKTYGAVSACRDVSLSVAEGELFGVLGPNGAGKTTLIEILEGLRRPDSGTVSVLGAEPWQRDSRVLLRIGVQTQASAFFTRLTALEHLETVAALYGAPRRAAREAIERFGLTASAGTRVERLSGGQRQRLGIAAALVHDPDLVFLDEPTAALDPRARLDLWDLMREIRDRGKTIVYTTHQLDEAEALCDRVAIMSGGRVVAVGDPLELVDSLDQPVRVFVPCERISVGAARGLPGVEEARTEGASTVIATRAPGLVLSAVTEIAGVQGIRTRTASLEDVYLALTGKDFAA
- a CDS encoding lantibiotic dehydratase C-terminal domain-containing protein codes for the protein MTTLAAEPATAPDAPSEPGPWQAVHIFYGAVRLSMLTESIRPLIAGLRQDGLLSSWFFINYWVEGTHLRLRLQPSSEAATETVLERAEAAIDAYLRRRPALYSADPDFLSDVYTKMFDFEFTDEQRAVYLDENGRMRLRENNTHSREPYEPEYGKYGGAAGVAVAEWHFEHSSDLVVDLLRTMNTHLRSIRLGIAAQLMMVTAAAFEADAATCADFFEGYHGFWRRAFDTDGDVTDEDYDSAYDKTGPGISQRFAAVREAFARGAAGSLPGVLGAWAEHCIEVRARIGALAEAGALVFESWDGSDNQVITDAGAAARRLLLPYLHMTNNRLGMTLTDEAFLGRILARALREAEHAAPESESESESESEPEAAS